Proteins from a single region of Paenibacillus sp. BIHB 4019:
- a CDS encoding AI-2E family transporter codes for MRLTRLNQFFVSIILVLLILYLFARNSAFFDPIMLALKIIFVPIVLSVFLYYLLRPLVARLHCWKLPKPLCILLLYVLAAALITLLGIVVWPILQRQLTGLLEQLPKLADDFRRQLDQLQKNQILFGIDLSKFDFAGFDLMDKAGPYLTKSIASATDYMKNAFSVLSNFIIVVSTAPLLLYYMLMDDRAAVHKLLDRVPGRYENGLKETLQEMDKALSGFIVGRVTLCLLLGGMVLVGFLLIGLPYPLVLALLIAFMNMIPYIGQILGLIPCVIVAFIDEPSSVIWVVVVIMLAQQIEGNILSPYIYGRKLDVHPITTLLLILVSGALGGIIGIMVAIPVYLLVKIIVVRIYNRWEKTVT; via the coding sequence TTGGTGCTGCTTATTTTGTACTTGTTTGCGCGCAACTCCGCCTTTTTTGACCCGATTATGCTTGCGCTGAAAATCATCTTTGTACCGATTGTGCTGTCGGTATTTTTGTATTATTTGCTCCGCCCATTGGTCGCGCGCCTGCATTGCTGGAAGCTGCCGAAGCCGCTATGCATTTTGCTTCTATATGTGCTTGCGGCTGCGCTCATTACGCTGCTTGGCATCGTCGTATGGCCGATATTGCAGCGCCAGCTGACGGGTTTGCTTGAGCAGCTGCCAAAGCTGGCGGATGATTTTCGAAGGCAGCTGGACCAGCTTCAGAAAAATCAAATCTTGTTCGGGATTGATCTGTCGAAATTCGATTTTGCAGGTTTTGATTTAATGGATAAAGCGGGGCCCTATTTAACGAAAAGCATTGCATCGGCAACCGACTATATGAAAAATGCCTTTTCTGTGCTCTCCAATTTTATAATTGTCGTATCTACGGCGCCATTGCTGCTTTATTACATGCTGATGGATGACCGGGCCGCGGTCCATAAGCTGCTGGATCGGGTACCCGGTCGGTATGAAAACGGTTTAAAAGAGACACTTCAGGAGATGGATAAAGCGTTGAGCGGCTTTATAGTCGGCCGGGTTACGCTTTGCCTGCTGCTTGGCGGGATGGTGCTGGTCGGCTTCCTTCTAATCGGCTTGCCGTATCCGCTAGTGCTCGCGCTCCTCATTGCTTTCATGAACATGATTCCGTATATAGGGCAAATTTTGGGGCTTATCCCTTGTGTGATTGTGGCGTTTATCGATGAGCCTTCGTCCGTCATCTGGGTTGTCGTCGTCATTATGCTGGCCCAGCAGATTGAAGGCAACATTTTGTCCCCGTATATTTATGGGCGGAAGCTGGACGTTCATCCCATTACAACGCTGCTGCTTATTCTCGTCTCAGGGGCGCTCGGCGGCATCATCGGCATCATGGTTGCGATCCCGGTTTATTTGCTTGTGAAGATCATCGTCGTGCGGATTTATAATCGATGGGAAAAAACTGTCACCTAA